CGGCTCCAGGAGGGCCCTCAGCAGGATTGTTGCTCGCTGGTTTCAGCTGGTTTTGGTGCTCTCAAGAGTCACCTGCAGATGACAGGAGCTGGTTTCCCCCGTGGGTGGCCCCACTCCTGCGTGATCCgtgcagcagcccagcagccctggctcttgggcccccctgggctggctgcacccccgtgtccccccaggtgCGGCTGCGTCACGATGCTGAAGTCGCCCAACAAGGTGACAGCGGTGAAGCAGTGGGAGCAGCGCTGGATCAAGAACTGCCTGTGCGGGGGGCTGTGGAGGAAGATGCCCCTCAGCTACTCCTGAGCCCTtcctggggcacactgggggccAAGAGCTGTGTGGGGCTCCCTCCATGGAGGGGTCGTGAcaagggcacagcagctcctctcctgcaaCAAACTGCTGCCACTCTGCcttgctgagctgtgctggaaaACGGAGTGGAGGGAGCTCTTCTTttccagggaagagctggaaggCAATGCCAGGGGTTTCCCCATCATTTGGGGCCTGGGAGGGGAGAGCCTGGCTGTgtgtcagggctgtgctggcgGAGCACTCTGGGCAGAGAGAGATGACAGGGTGGCTGGAGGGGGAACAAGGTCCCAAGTGTGGTGAACAAACACCTGGTTCTTCATATCCATCCTGTGCTTCTGGCTGCTTGAGAAGTGCCACGTGGGCTGGGCACTCCTGGGCCTTGAGCAGATCTGCCCCTCTGACAGGAGCTGTCGCCTGCCTGCCCATCGGTGTTGGATCAGAGCAGGAACACgagtgctgctgcctggaatGAACCCCCCTTTGGCTCTTGCTGCTGTAAATAAAAACTCCCATAATTTTGTACAGAACATGTGGTTTGTTTCTGTGGTGTGACGTGGCCACccagtgcagggccagggcaaGGGAGCCATGGGAAAGCCCCCAGTGCATCTGTCAGGAAAAGagctgccaggggcaggggaaATGGATGTTTTCAAGGTCAATGCCACATCCTTATGGACACGTGAGCAGAAAACATGAAATCCTTGGGGTTGGGTAAGTCTCCAGCTTCGGGCAAAGCCAGACACTTGAGCGGGTCGGAGGAGGAGCGTTCGTGATGCAGCTGAAAATCCCGTTGGACTTTTGCCCTCCCGTGGCccccctggctgctgctgcactggacAGGAAATCACAACCTCCTGGGCCAGTGAGGCTGTGCCTGTGGAGCCCCGGCCCTTTGGGGGTCAGGTGGGTGACTTGGGCCTGCTCTGTTCCCCAGGGTCCTTCAGCTCTTAGGGAGGAGAGCCTGGAGCCTCCAGCTGTCCTGCGTCCCAACCAGCCAATTTCATGTCCTCACACACCCTTCAAGAGAAGCAGTGAGCCAGTTTTTGTACATTCCTTCTGGAACtgcattttcattattattgaGAACTGGAGCTGGTGACAGAGAGCTCATTCCCCAAACTCCAGTGAATGTTTGACTGCACAGAGCTGGACGAGCTGCACAGAGCTTTCCCCCTCGCTGTTCTGCTGGTTATTAAGGACAATCAAATGTCTAATTAGGAAACTGCACCTTGTTAAGGCTCTTTTCCCCTGTAAGTAAAACTCAACCAAGGCCCTTTGTGAGTCTCTTTTTCTCAGAGAACAGGTTTGGGGTTATTTAATATTTGATTGGGACCAGGGAGtagcagcacagcactgggatggagcagggggatggagcaggggaacaGACATTCATGTCCCACCCACCATGGAGCTCCCAGGATGGGACTGGAAGGGTCTGGCAGTGCCCTGGGCCATGCTGCTGCCCCGCTCCCACCCCTTGTGCCTTGGCCCTACTCCCTCCAAGGACTGGGGAGTTTGGAGAATGAAGGTCTGGGGGGGGACATGAGACAAGGACCAGGGTTGTGGTGGGAAGATGGAGCTGTGCCTCGCCCTGCTTGGCTCCTGGGACAAGAGGGACCCAGTGAGAGTCCTGTTGGGTCCCAGCACAGATCCCTCTGTAGGAGCCGGAGCAACTGCTGCTGTATCAGCAACAGGCAGGTTCTGCTTTCCCAAGTGTTCACACAATGACCCTGCAGGAGGTCCCGGCTGTGGACCTTATCATGGCCACACTGCAGGATGTGTCCCCTGCTCCCACCCGAGGCCACACAGTCCCCAGGGGCTCAATCTCCACATCTCCCACCCCATGTACAGCTCCCCTCAGTGGGGGGCTCCTGCACAgactcccagctctgcagaaatcATCACTTTATTGCAGCGATCGTGGGCAGCGTTTCGGGCACCTTCAGCGAAGCCTGTGGGGGACTGTGACCCCCCATCCTCCCCCAGCCGGGCCCTGTGCTTTGCAAGTAGGGACCCAGGGACCCCCTTCCCTGGTTCCTTGCCGTCCCCTCCCGCTGTGGGGGACGCTCCGGGAGCGGGGTGGGCGGTGGGAGCCCCTGGTGCGCAGGGGGGCAGCGGCGTGGGTGCTCTGGccgtgctggcagcagcaagcCGTGGCGTGGAGCAGGTCCCCGGGGTCCCCTCAGCGAGTGTCCCCCTCCCCGTCGGCGGAGGCCATGACGCCGTCGATCCAGGCGGCGTACGGGGCCAGGCGGGTGTAGATGGCCGGTTTCTTGTAGTTGCCGCAGACGCGGGAGCCGGCGGTGACCACTGCCTCGGCCACCCCTCCACAGACCAGGGGGCCACCAGAGTCCCCCTGCGGGACCAAGGCTCGTCAGCACGGCCAAGGGTTTGCTGGGATGCCCCAGCCCATCTCCCATCCCTGATTGCTGTCTCCAGGCTCCTGTGAGCTGCCCTGCGGTGGCCAGCACAGGGTACGGAGCCCCCTCACCTCAGGGACGTGACCTCCTCCTGCCCCGCTGCCCCGGCCTCTCCCGGGCTGTGGAAATTCTCCTGCCTTGCCCTCTCCCGGCCCCCCTGGGGTGGTTGGCAGCCCCAGCCCGAGGGTCCAGCCACGGGCCCCCGGAGGCAGGCAGTACCTTGCAGGTGTCCCTCCTGCGGGAGTCGGTGCACATCATGTTGTTGGTGATGGTGCCGTCGTGGCGCGTGCGGTGGTTGCAGACGTCGCGGCTGATCACGggtctctccacctgctgcagCCTGTCGGGCCTCCTCCCGCTGTGGCTGGTGATGCCCCATCCTGCCACCTCGCACACCGTGTCGGGCGCCACGTCCCTGTCCTCCCGCTGGAACGGCAGCACCTGCACGTCCGAGTTCAGCTCCGCTTTCTCCTCCAGCTGCCACCAAGCGAGAGGGGACCCGGGTCAGGGGGGCAGCTGTGCCACGATCCAGCAAGGCAGGGCAAGCCCAGCCCTGACACCGGGATCACCCCAGGCCTGGCCACGCTCAGGGCTTTGCCTCCTGACCAGAGCCCCAGGGTGCAGCCAGAGACCAGAGCTGGAGCCACGAGGAAGATGGAGGCATTTGGATGCAGCTCAAAGGGATAGTCCCATGGGACAGGGAGGAAGGCACAGGGGAATCAGGCCCAGCATGACCTTGAGGGTTTTCTCTGGCCTCAGTCAGTGACCCTGGAGGGTCCCAAGGGACAGCGGGATTTGCAGGAGTGGGGAGGAGGGTCCCAGTGGCCCCAAGCCcacctggaggaggaggaggtcgTCCTTGTTGTTGTGCTTGTTGCTGCCGGGGTGGGGGAACTGGGCACGCACCCGGTACAGGCGTTTGTGGGGCTCCTGCTCCGTGAGCGAGTGTGCAcccagcagcacctggaagAGTTTGTCACCCCTGGAAGAGAGTCAGAGTGTGGGACAAACAGAGTGGGGGTGTTGCTGCACCAAGCCATGGAAATGAGGTGCTTGGGGGACCAGAGAGCCCCCCAGGGGTACCAggagcccctgcagcccctgctcagcCCTCACTGCAGATTGGATCAGAGCCCCGTGCTCCGACACCAGAGTCAGGGCTGCAGAGTGGGATCTGGCCCTAGTCCAGCAGCCCCCCAGGCACGGAGCTGACCCCCCCACTCACGTCTCCTCGGTGCAGTGGGCAGCGCTCAGCACCCACTGCTCGGCCACGAGGAAGCCCCCACAGACGTGCTGCCCGTCCAGCTGCAGAGAGGCCATGAACGGCTTCAGGTGGGGCCTGGCCTCGTAGCCCCCCAGGATCCGTCCCCGAGGCTGCCCTGCGGGAGAGAGGCCCTGTCAGGTGAGGGGCACAGGGCAGTGTCACTCCCGTGGGACCCTGCTGGGTTCCTGGACCCTGTGGGTTGTGGCAGCACCTGGCTGCAGGTGGAGGCAGGAATTggggggctgggcaggaacccCCCGTGCTGGGGATGTCGCTGCCCTGGCCCCATCCCGGGGTTCAGGGGGTGCACTCACCGTTCACTGTGGccccaagcagcagcagcacaagagcAAGGACGGGAGCAGGACTCAGCCCCATGGCTGTGGAGGAGCCCGGCGGTGCCTCTGCCcagctgggggtgtgggggagttttggggtgCGCGGGGGCTCCGGGGTGGACGCTGCtcacccggggctggggctggggctcccTTTTATGTCCAGTTTGGGACGGCGGGGGGGGGCAGGAAAGGGGAGGCGAGGGAGAGCGGGGGGGTTTCCGCAGCGTGGGCCGAGTGTTTTGAAATATTCAGCTTATAAAAGGGGTCAAGAGTTCTCGGTATAAACAGGGTGGGAGGAGGAAACAGCCCGGCCCAGCTGCCGGCCCTGGCACACGGCACCGGGGATTTCTGTGCCGGGGTTTTTGATGCCTAAAAAGTTCCAGCTCGTGGCACATGAAGGCTCCAGCACATTCCATCCCCCCACTCAGAGCAAGGACCCCCGCCAGGTGTGGGGGGTCCCTGGCGGGTGCTGTGTGCCAGCTCGGTGGGTGCACGGGGATGCAAACCCATCGCCTGGGTTTGCCCTCGGGCTGACAAGGACAGCAGGGTCAGGGCCGCGGGGGACACCCCGACCCCGAGGGGGTTCCTGCAGGTGGGGGTTGCGGTGGTGGGAAGGGTGACGGCAGCGACAGGGGCGGTGTCCAGGGTGGCGGTGGCAGGGGCGCCAATGACGGCGGTGCCGAGGATGCCGGTGGCGGTGGCAGCCCCGGTCCCCTCTGCCTTTCTCCCCGGTGCCACTAAGCGGAGCCACCGCCTCGGATCCCGCCCGGTCCCGGCGCGTTCCCGAGCTCCGGAGCCGCCCATCGCCCCCGCCCGGGCTCGTCCCCGGAGCCCCTCACCCCGCCCCGAGGCTCCTCCACGGGGCCTGGGCCGGGATCCCCGCCCGCCCGAGGTCACGCTGCCCTCGCCCTTTGCCGGGACAGCCACTGGCCACCGTGGCCACCCACAGCTGGGTCCGGCCGTGCTCCCGCCAGTGCGGCCAGGACCGAGCAGGGCTCCCGGGGACACCGGGCAAGGGGCTGGATCTCACCgccccccttctcctcctgctcccagagcctccACAGCTCCGAGCTGCCGTGCTCCCTTTGTCTGGTGGCACAGACgctccatccccccggcccCCCACGCTGACGGACCCCCCGGCAGCAGCCGGACAGACTCACCAGTGAGGAGGGGGCCGGGCAcggggggggtccccagggacTCAGGGGTCCCTCTGCGGGGGCAGCTTCGcgtccctgctgtccccacgTGCTGGTGGCACATGGTGGGCGGGGGTCGGGGCACGCGGTGGTGTGGTCGTCGCTCAGCCCGGGGATTTTCTGCAGGGAGAGCGGCTTAATCGCGGCTTCCAGGGATTCGGGATTTAGATGTTAAATACGCCTGGAGATTTCTGCCCACTTAGGGCCAAAAATGGAACAAGGGCAGCTTGTGGGGCCACACAGAACCTGGATGGGACCAGGAGCGGGTGGGTGGGGGGTGTGCAGCGAGTGTGGGGTACAGGGAACGGGAGATGGGGTGGGGTGCAGGGAATGGGGTGTGGGGCGGGGTCCTGGGTAGAGCACGGCCGGGATCCACTGCGGGTGGAGGGGGCAAGGACAGACGGGGCCAGGGTGCCACCCCCTCCCGAGAGGTGCCAGGCGTCCCCGGGGAACAAAGGGAGCTGCACCCACTTCCTCAGGTCCAAGTTAGAGACACAAGGCTCCTGCTGAGGGTGACTCCCGGCACCTCCCTGGGGCTCCTCGTGACCGCGGGCCCAGGACTCAACCGGAGTCCCTCCCGAAGCCCCTGGGTGCCACGGGCAGGGCAGGTGCCCCCCACCAACAGAGCCAGGTGGGTGTCGGGGGGTGGCAGAGCTCCGGGGGGGTCGGTGTGGCGGTCACACCCCCCCCCCGTCCTGCGGGACTCCCGCTTCGGCACCTCCCGGGTCTCCGCAGCCCCGGGGCGAGGgagggggctctgcagggcaggagacTCCTCGGGTCGGGGGTCAACACCCCTCAGGCAGCACAGGGCGGGAAGGGTCGATCGGGGCCCCGGCAGTGGAGGGAACCCCGGtgggcggcggccccgggaccccccggtTCCCCTCGGTGCCCGGGCAGGGTCCGGAGCGGCGCCCGGCGAGGTCGGTCCCGCTGCTGCctcggccccgcccggcccttTGTTTCGCCTCGACCCCCCCAGACCTCCCGAGGTCCCTCCAGACCCCCTTAGATGCCCCTCCCTGGCCCGACGGGGGCTCGATGGGGGTTCGGCGCCccaggaggggccgggggcggcggggcggggcggggagcggcgggcgggggaggaggaggagaaggaggaggaggaggaggacgcgGGGGCGGAGGAAGCTGCCGCTCCCCGCGCTCCGCCGAGGCAGGAGCATCCCGGATCCCGGGGACCCCCCAGCTGCCaccgcgccccccgccccgctgcgCCCCGGGGCCGCCTCTGAGGTGAGTGGGGGGCACAGTCCGGCACAAAGGGCCGCTCCTCCCTCCCCCGACACCTCCTCCCATCCCCCGGCCCCGACCCCCGCCCGCGGCTGCGGCACGGTCCCTGCGAAGGGGGGGTTCCCCACTGCGCCCCCCGCCCTCCCGGTCATATTCCCGATTAATCCCCCATTATTGTCCCCCCCCGTTATGATGCCCCCGCCGTTCCCCCCCGTCGCTCCATCTCCCTTATGCTCCCCCTCATTTCGCAGCCCAGGCTCAGTGCGGTCTCAGGGCttggggccgggggggcccgAGGACCCCCATCCCCGGCCCGGCTCTGCGGGTGGCACAACCCCTCTCCACGCCCTCCGCAGCAGCCTCGCCGCCTGTCCCGGTAGTGGCCGCCTGTCGCGACAGACGAGCCTCCACCCCACCTGTTGTCACACCCCCTGGCTCGGTCGGGCCCCCCCTCGGAGTCCTGGGGGTCCCCTGGGGGGAGCGGGACACCCCCAGTCCCGGCAGTGTCCCCCCACTGAGCGGCTGCCAAGGGCAGCGGAGCGACCAAGGGTGACCAGGGGTGACCCGGGGTCCTGTTCCCCCCCACAGGGTGACACTTGAGCCCCACAGGGCAGAGGCACAGCCCGGTGGGCCCCCCGTGCCTGCCCCAGGACCATGATCCCCCCCAAGGAGAAGGCCCGCGCCCCCAAGGACAGCATGACGCTCCTGCCCTGCTTCTACTTCGTGGAGGTgggtgtggggtgggtgggcacagggtggggggctgtggggggggGCTCCATCCTGGGCCCTGGCATGGCGGGTGGGGGTCTGTGTGGTGCCGTGGCTCCCCCCCACATTCTCCCCCCCCAGCTGCCCATCGTGGCCTCCTCCATCGTGACGCTCTATTTCCTGGAGCTGACGGACCTCTTCAAGCCGGCCAAGGTGGGCTTCCAGTGCCACGACCGGGCGCTGTCCATGCCCTACGTGGAGACCAACGAGGAGCTCATCCCGCTGCTGatgctgctcagcctggccttcgccgcgcccgccgcctcGGTGCGTGGGGCTCGTCCGGCTGCAGGGTCGGGACAGAGCCGGgaggggggtcccggtgcccggCGGTGTCTGACACCCGCGAGGCGGCTCCGCCAACAACCCAGACCCCCCAGTCCCGCCTGAGCCACTGGTTCCTCCCCAGATCATGGTCGGGGAGGGCATGGTGTACTGCCTGCAGTCCCGGCTGAAGGGCCGTGCCGGTGCCGAGGGCAGCATCAACGCCGGCGGCTGCAACTTCAACTCCTTCCTGCGCCGCACCGTCAGGTTTGTGGGTACGTTGTGCCACAGCCCAGGTGGGACCCGAGGGctggaggggatgggggggcaCCCTGGCTGCCATAGGAGGAGCGTGGGCCCACCCAGACCCTGGACCCTTCCCAGTGCCTGCGGGTGCCCCGGGGCTGGGTGGGCCCTGGCCCGCCCCATGTGGGATGGGGGTGACCTGCTGTCCCACTCCTGCCATCCCCAGGTGTCCATGTGTTTGGGCTCTGCGCCACAGCCCTGGTGACAGACGTCATCCAGCTGGCCACTGGCTACCACGCGCCCTTCTTCCTGACCGTCTGCAAGCCCAACTACACACTGCTGGGCACCCCCTGCGATGCCAACCCCTACATCACCCAGGACATCTGCTCAGGCACCGACAAGCACGCCATCCTCTCTGCCAGGTATGTTCCAGGGGAGCCCCATGCCACGCTGCCAACTCTCCTGCCCCATGCCAACCATGTCCCCCTGCTTCTGCCCCACCCCAACCgcgtcccctctccctgcaggaagACCTTCCCCTCCCAGCACGCGACGCTCTCGGCTTTCGCTGCCGTCTATGTGTCGGTGAGTTCCTGGCTTGGGGCAGCATGAGCCCTGTGCCGTGGGCAGCAGCGTCCCTCTCCCACTGGCACAGCTAAACTCTGCCCGACACAcgtgtgctgtgctgggtgtgGGTGCGTGGACACGCGTGTGCACACTGGTGTGTGTGTGCCGGGACCTGCAGTCCCACGTGCACCCAAGAACTGTCtgtgtggccagggctgggccgGGGCCGTCACTaacagcctgttcctgcccCAGATGTATTTCAATTCCATCATCTCGGACAGCACCAAACTCCTCAAGCCCATCCTGGTCTTTGCCTTTGCCATCGCCGCCGGTATCTGCGGCCTGACCCAGATCACCCAGTACCGGAGCCACCCCGCCGACGTCTACGTGGGCTTCCTGATCGGCTCCGGCATCGCCGCGTACCTGGTGTGTGCTGGTCCTGCCCCTGGGCcgggggagggggcgggggaGGCTGGCGGGGGCTGCAGTACCTGGGGCTGTGTTGACCCCACGCtctccagagcagctgtggctgccccatccctggaagtgttcaatgCCCGATTGGACGTGGCTTGGAAGGTGGTCTGGTGGAAaacatccctgcccatggcagggggattggactagatAACCTTCAAAAAtcctttccaacacaaaccattccaggattaTGTGATTTCCTCTTCCACAGGCTTTCCATGCTGTTGGCAACTTCCGCGCCCCGACGGAGCGGGTCCCGGTGCCGGCACCAGCCAAGGACGCGCTGCGGGCGCTGACACAGCGGGGCCACGACTCCGTGTACCACCAGAACAAGTCGGTGAGCACCGACGAGCTGAACCCGCAGGCGCGGCTGGAGGAGGCGGCACGACCAGTGCCA
The window above is part of the Pseudopipra pipra isolate bDixPip1 chromosome 27, bDixPip1.hap1, whole genome shotgun sequence genome. Proteins encoded here:
- the LOC135403540 gene encoding complement factor D-like, yielding MGLSPAPVLALVLLLLGATVNGQPRGRILGGYEARPHLKPFMASLQLDGQHVCGGFLVAEQWVLSAAHCTEETGDKLFQVLLGAHSLTEQEPHKRLYRVRAQFPHPGSNKHNNKDDLLLLQLEEKAELNSDVQVLPFQREDRDVAPDTVCEVAGWGITSHSGRRPDRLQQVERPVISRDVCNHRTRHDGTITNNMMCTDSRRRDTCKGDSGGPLVCGGVAEAVVTAGSRVCGNYKKPAIYTRLAPYAAWIDGVMASADGEGDTR